Proteins encoded in a region of the Phoenix dactylifera cultivar Barhee BC4 chromosome 3, palm_55x_up_171113_PBpolish2nd_filt_p, whole genome shotgun sequence genome:
- the LOC120110187 gene encoding probable protein phosphatase 2C 34: MRHFSSLFNGLAKSLYSGRGKLSGIDCGREAVDELAREAKKNDMILKSSGTVRGEGSNSFVSVFSRRGEKGVNQDCSVVWEEFGCQEDMIFCGIFDGHGPWGHYVAKAVRKSLPPSLLCDWQEALALAALVADKKLCQFDIWKQSYLRTCATVDKELEQHRKLDSFHSGTTSLTIVKQGEFMVIANVGDSRAVLATTSEDGSLVPVQLTVDSKPNLPQEAERITRCNGRVFCLPDEPGVHRVWLPNDETPGLAMSRAFGDYCIKDYGLISVPEVSQRTITNRDQFIVLATDGVWDVISNQEAVQIVSSTKERGKSAKRLVECAVRAWKRKRRGIAVDDCSAICLFFDSSPPSVC, from the exons ATGCGGCACTTCTCGTCCTTGTTTAATGGATTGGCGAAGTCTCTGTATTCAGGAAGAGGGAAGCTTTCGGGGATTGATTGCGGGAGGGAGGCGGTGGATGAGCTCGCGAGGGAGGCGAAGAAGAATGACATGATTCTGAAGTCTTCAGGCACGGTGAGAGGCGAGGGATCGAACAGCTTCGTGTCGGTGTTCTCGCggagaggggagaagggagTAAATCAGGATTGTTCTGTTGTGTGGGAG GAATTTGGATGCCAAGAAGACATGATCTTTTGTGGCATATTTGATGGTCATGGTCCTTGGGGGCATTATGTGGCGAAAGCAGTTCGAAAATCCCTTCCTCCATCTCTACTTTGTGACTGGCAGGAGGCTCTTGCTCTGGCTGCTCTGGTAGCTGATAAGAAGCTTTGTCAGTTTGACATTTGGAAGCAATCCTATCTTAGAACTTGTGCTACTGTAGACAAGGAACTCGAGCAGCATCGCAAGCTGGATTCCTTCCATAGCGGAACCACTTCATTGACAATAGTCAAACAA GGTGAATTCATGGTAATTGCAAATGTTGGTGATTCTCGTGCTGTGTTGGCGACAACTTCAGAAGATGGCAGCTTGGTTCCTGTGCAGCTTACTGTTGATTCTAAGCCAAATTTGCCTC AAGAGGCTGAACGCATAACTCGGTGCAATGGCCGTGTATTTTGCTTGCCTGATGAACCCGGTGTACATAGGGTATGGTTGCCAAATGATGAAACACCAGGACTGGCGATGTCAAGAGCATTTGGAGACTATTGTATTAAAGATTATGGGTTGATTTCTGTGCCTGAAGTGTCTCAAAGGACAATAACCAACCGAGATCAGTTTATTGTGCTTGCAACAGATGGG GTTTGGGATGTTATTTCCAACCAAGAAGCTGTGCAGATAGTGTCCTCAACCAAGGAAAGAGGAAAATCAGCAAAAAGGCTTGTGGAGTGTGCTGTTCGTGCATGGAAGCGCAAGAGGAGAGGAATAGCAGTTGATGACTGTTCAGCTATATGTCTCTTCTTTGATTCTTCACCACCCTCAGTATGTTGA
- the LOC120103792 gene encoding probable ethylene response sensor 1 isoform X2 — protein sequence MMESCDCLEPQWPADELLIKYQYISDFFIALAYFSIPLELIYFVKKSSFFPYRWVLVQFGAFIVLCGATHLINLWTFTVHSKTVAIVMTVAKVSTAVVSCVTALMLVHIIPDLLSVKTRELFLRSKAEELDREMGLIRTQEETGRHVRMLTHEIRSTLDRHTILMTTLVELGRTLGLEECALWMPSRSGSNLQLSHTLRYKITVGSTVPINHPIVNEVFSCSHAKIIPHTCPLARIRPLSGRYVSPEVAAVRVPLLHLSNFQINDWPELSAKCYAVMVLMLPSDSARKWHIHEMELVEVVADQVAVALSHAAILEESMRARDLLMEQNIALDLARREAEMAIRARNDFLAVMNHEMQTPMQAIIALSSLLLETELTPEQRLMIETILKSSNLLATLINNVFDLSKLEDGSLELEVGAFNLHAVFREVMNLIKPIAAVKKLSVSVMLAPDLPLCAIGDEKRLMQTILNIAGNAVKFTKEGRISLTASVGKPEYLRDIPDFCPVPSDGHFYLKVQVKDTGCGISPQDKAHLFTKFAQAQSGKNQGYSGSGLGLAICKRFVSLMEGHIWLESEGAGKGCTATFIVKLGTCENPIGYQQQTVPKARLNHREADLSGPRALSKDEKGLARYQKSV from the exons ATGATGGAGAGTTGTGACTGCTTGGAGCCACAATGGCCCGCCGATGAGCTTCTAATTAAATATCAGTACATATCGGATTTCTTCATAGCCCTTGCGTATTTCTCTATTCCACTTGAGCTCATTTATTTTGTGAAGAAGTCTTCCTTCTTTCCATATAGATGGGTTCTGGTTCAGTTTGGTGCTTTTATTGTTCTTTGTGGAGCAACCCATCTCATAAACTTGTGGACTTTCACAGTGCACTCAAAAACTGTTGCCATTGTTATGACTGTTGCAAAAGTTTCAACTGCTGTTGTGTCCTGTGTGACAGCTCTAATGCTTGTTCATATCATTCCTGATTTGCTGAGTGTAAAGACAAGAGAGCTATTTTTGAGGAGTAAAGCTGAAGAACTGGATAGAGAAATGGGCTTGATACGGACACAGGAAGAAACAGGAAGACACGTTAGAATGCTTACGCATGAAATCAGAAGCACACTTGATAGACATACGATATTAATGACTACCCTTGTGGAGCTGGGGAGGACTTTGGGTTTGGAGGAATGTGCACTCTGGATGCCATCACGTAGTGGTTCAAATCTTCAGCTTTCTCATACCCTGCGGTACAAGATTACAGTTGGGTCAACTGTGCCGATTAATCATCCTATAGTCAATGAAGTTTTTAGTTGCAGTCATGCAAAAATAATTCCACACACATGCCCATTGGCAAGGATTCGGCCTCTTTCAGGAAGATATGTGTCACCAGAGGTGGCTGCAGTGAGAGTTCCTCTTTTGCATCTTTCAAATTTCCAAATTAATGATTGGCCAGAGCTTTCTGCAAAATGTTATGCTGTGATGGTTTTGATGCTCCCATCAGATAGTGCAAGAAAATGGCACATTCATGAAATGGAGCTTGTTGAAGTGGTTGCTGATCAG GTAGCAGTAGCACTTTCACATGCTGCTATTCTGGAAGAATCTATGCGGGCCCGTGATTTACTTATGGAGCAAAATATTGCCCTAGATTTGGCTCGGCGGGAGGCAGAAATGGCCATACGTGCTCGCAATGATTTTCTAGCAGTCATGAACCATGAAATGCAAACTCCAATGCAAGCAATTATTGCTCTTTCTTCCCTGCTTCTTGAAACTGAATTAACTCCTGAACAACGATTGATGATAGAAACCATATTGAAGAGTAGCAACCTTCTAGCTACACTCATCAACAATGTTTTTGATCTGTCTAAACTTGAGGATGGTAGCCTTGAGTTAGAGGTTGGAGCTTTCAATCTTCATGCAGTTTTTAGAGAG GTCATGAATTTGATAAAGCCAATTGCAGCTGTGAAGAAATTGTCAGTGTCAGTGATGTTGGCACCAGACTTGCCATTGTGTGCCATTGGTGATGAAAAACGGCTGATGCAGACTATCTTAAATATTGCTGGTAATGCTGTTAAATTTACAAAGGAGGGCCGCATTTCACTTACAGCTTCAGTTGGCAAGCCAGAGTATTTGAGGGACATTCCTGACTTCTGTCCAGTCCCCAGTGATGGGCATTTTTACCTGAAAGTTCAG GTTAAGGATACTGGTTGCGGAATCAGTCCTCAAGACAAAGCACATTTATTTACCAAATTTGCGCAGGCTCAAAGTGGAAAAAACCAAGGTTATAGCGGCAGTGGACTTGGGCTTGCCATTTGTAAGAG GTTTGTTAGTCTCATGGAAGGACACATCTGGCTTGAAAGTGAAGGTGCTGGAAAGGGTTGTACAGCGACGTTCATTGTGAAGCTTGGGACGTGTGAAAATCCTATTGGATATCAGCAACAAACTGTGCCTAAAGCAAGGCTAAATCATAGAGAGGCAGATCTTTCGGGCCCAAGAGCACTGtcaaaagatgagaaaggacTGGCTCGATACCAAAAAAGTGTATAG
- the LOC120103792 gene encoding probable ethylene response sensor 1 isoform X1, translating to MMESCDCLEPQWPADELLIKYQYISDFFIALAYFSIPLELIYFVKKSSFFPYRWVLVQFGAFIVLCGATHLINLWTFTVHSKTVAIVMTVAKVSTAVVSCVTALMLVHIIPDLLSVKTRELFLRSKAEELDREMGLIRTQEETGRHVRMLTHEIRSTLDRHTILMTTLVELGRTLGLEECALWMPSRSGSNLQLSHTLRYKITVGSTVPINHPIVNEVFSCSHAKIIPHTCPLARIRPLSGRYVSPEVAAVRVPLLHLSNFQINDWPELSAKCYAVMVLMLPSDSARKWHIHEMELVEVVADQVAVALSHAAILEESMRARDLLMEQNIALDLARREAEMAIRARNDFLAVMNHEMQTPMQAIIALSSLLLETELTPEQRLMIETILKSSNLLATLINNVFDLSKLEDGSLELEVGAFNLHAVFREVMNLIKPIAAVKKLSVSVMLAPDLPLCAIGDEKRLMQTILNIAGNAVKFTKEGRISLTASVGKPEYLRDIPDFCPVPSDGHFYLKVQVNIYPILHEPLEIKSFHCDTILHTHNDCIFILTDILVHELLAITILKIKWQSSILQVKDTGCGISPQDKAHLFTKFAQAQSGKNQGYSGSGLGLAICKRFVSLMEGHIWLESEGAGKGCTATFIVKLGTCENPIGYQQQTVPKARLNHREADLSGPRALSKDEKGLARYQKSV from the exons ATGATGGAGAGTTGTGACTGCTTGGAGCCACAATGGCCCGCCGATGAGCTTCTAATTAAATATCAGTACATATCGGATTTCTTCATAGCCCTTGCGTATTTCTCTATTCCACTTGAGCTCATTTATTTTGTGAAGAAGTCTTCCTTCTTTCCATATAGATGGGTTCTGGTTCAGTTTGGTGCTTTTATTGTTCTTTGTGGAGCAACCCATCTCATAAACTTGTGGACTTTCACAGTGCACTCAAAAACTGTTGCCATTGTTATGACTGTTGCAAAAGTTTCAACTGCTGTTGTGTCCTGTGTGACAGCTCTAATGCTTGTTCATATCATTCCTGATTTGCTGAGTGTAAAGACAAGAGAGCTATTTTTGAGGAGTAAAGCTGAAGAACTGGATAGAGAAATGGGCTTGATACGGACACAGGAAGAAACAGGAAGACACGTTAGAATGCTTACGCATGAAATCAGAAGCACACTTGATAGACATACGATATTAATGACTACCCTTGTGGAGCTGGGGAGGACTTTGGGTTTGGAGGAATGTGCACTCTGGATGCCATCACGTAGTGGTTCAAATCTTCAGCTTTCTCATACCCTGCGGTACAAGATTACAGTTGGGTCAACTGTGCCGATTAATCATCCTATAGTCAATGAAGTTTTTAGTTGCAGTCATGCAAAAATAATTCCACACACATGCCCATTGGCAAGGATTCGGCCTCTTTCAGGAAGATATGTGTCACCAGAGGTGGCTGCAGTGAGAGTTCCTCTTTTGCATCTTTCAAATTTCCAAATTAATGATTGGCCAGAGCTTTCTGCAAAATGTTATGCTGTGATGGTTTTGATGCTCCCATCAGATAGTGCAAGAAAATGGCACATTCATGAAATGGAGCTTGTTGAAGTGGTTGCTGATCAG GTAGCAGTAGCACTTTCACATGCTGCTATTCTGGAAGAATCTATGCGGGCCCGTGATTTACTTATGGAGCAAAATATTGCCCTAGATTTGGCTCGGCGGGAGGCAGAAATGGCCATACGTGCTCGCAATGATTTTCTAGCAGTCATGAACCATGAAATGCAAACTCCAATGCAAGCAATTATTGCTCTTTCTTCCCTGCTTCTTGAAACTGAATTAACTCCTGAACAACGATTGATGATAGAAACCATATTGAAGAGTAGCAACCTTCTAGCTACACTCATCAACAATGTTTTTGATCTGTCTAAACTTGAGGATGGTAGCCTTGAGTTAGAGGTTGGAGCTTTCAATCTTCATGCAGTTTTTAGAGAG GTCATGAATTTGATAAAGCCAATTGCAGCTGTGAAGAAATTGTCAGTGTCAGTGATGTTGGCACCAGACTTGCCATTGTGTGCCATTGGTGATGAAAAACGGCTGATGCAGACTATCTTAAATATTGCTGGTAATGCTGTTAAATTTACAAAGGAGGGCCGCATTTCACTTACAGCTTCAGTTGGCAAGCCAGAGTATTTGAGGGACATTCCTGACTTCTGTCCAGTCCCCAGTGATGGGCATTTTTACCTGAAAGTTCAGGTTAATATATATCCCATACTCCATGAACCTCTTGAGATCAAAAGTTTCCACTGTGACAC GATATTACATACGCATAATGACTGCATCTTCATCTTGACAGACATTTTGGTGCATGAGCTACTTGCAATAACAATTCTTAAAATCAAGTGGCAATCTTCTATACTGCAGGTTAAGGATACTGGTTGCGGAATCAGTCCTCAAGACAAAGCACATTTATTTACCAAATTTGCGCAGGCTCAAAGTGGAAAAAACCAAGGTTATAGCGGCAGTGGACTTGGGCTTGCCATTTGTAAGAG GTTTGTTAGTCTCATGGAAGGACACATCTGGCTTGAAAGTGAAGGTGCTGGAAAGGGTTGTACAGCGACGTTCATTGTGAAGCTTGGGACGTGTGAAAATCCTATTGGATATCAGCAACAAACTGTGCCTAAAGCAAGGCTAAATCATAGAGAGGCAGATCTTTCGGGCCCAAGAGCACTGtcaaaagatgagaaaggacTGGCTCGATACCAAAAAAGTGTATAG
- the LOC120103792 gene encoding probable ethylene response sensor 1 isoform X3 gives MMESCDCLEPQWPADELLIKYQYISDFFIALAYFSIPLELIYFVKKSSFFPYRWVLVQFGAFIVLCGATHLINLWTFTVHSKTVAIVMTVAKVSTAVVSCVTALMLVHIIPDLLSVKTRELFLRSKAEELDREMGLIRTQEETGRHVRMLTHEIRSTLDRHTILMTTLVELGRTLGLEECALWMPSRSGSNLQLSHTLRYKITVGSTVPINHPIVNEVFSCSHAKIIPHTCPLARIRPLSGRYVSPEVAAVRVPLLHLSNFQINDWPELSAKCYAVMVLMLPSDSARKWHIHEMELVEVVADQVAVALSHAAILEESMRARDLLMEQNIALDLARREAEMAIRARNDFLAVMNHEMQTPMQAIIALSSLLLETELTPEQRLMIETILKSSNLLATLINNVFDLSKLEDGSLELEVGAFNLHAVFREVMNLIKPIAAVKKLSVSVMLAPDLPLCAIGDEKRLMQTILNIAGNAVKFTKEGRISLTASVGKPEYLRDIPDFCPVPSDGHFYLKVQVNIYPILHEPLEIKSFHCDTLRILVAESVLKTKHIYLPNLRRLKVEKTKVIAAVDLGLPFVRGLLVSWKDTSGLKVKVLERVVQRRSL, from the exons ATGATGGAGAGTTGTGACTGCTTGGAGCCACAATGGCCCGCCGATGAGCTTCTAATTAAATATCAGTACATATCGGATTTCTTCATAGCCCTTGCGTATTTCTCTATTCCACTTGAGCTCATTTATTTTGTGAAGAAGTCTTCCTTCTTTCCATATAGATGGGTTCTGGTTCAGTTTGGTGCTTTTATTGTTCTTTGTGGAGCAACCCATCTCATAAACTTGTGGACTTTCACAGTGCACTCAAAAACTGTTGCCATTGTTATGACTGTTGCAAAAGTTTCAACTGCTGTTGTGTCCTGTGTGACAGCTCTAATGCTTGTTCATATCATTCCTGATTTGCTGAGTGTAAAGACAAGAGAGCTATTTTTGAGGAGTAAAGCTGAAGAACTGGATAGAGAAATGGGCTTGATACGGACACAGGAAGAAACAGGAAGACACGTTAGAATGCTTACGCATGAAATCAGAAGCACACTTGATAGACATACGATATTAATGACTACCCTTGTGGAGCTGGGGAGGACTTTGGGTTTGGAGGAATGTGCACTCTGGATGCCATCACGTAGTGGTTCAAATCTTCAGCTTTCTCATACCCTGCGGTACAAGATTACAGTTGGGTCAACTGTGCCGATTAATCATCCTATAGTCAATGAAGTTTTTAGTTGCAGTCATGCAAAAATAATTCCACACACATGCCCATTGGCAAGGATTCGGCCTCTTTCAGGAAGATATGTGTCACCAGAGGTGGCTGCAGTGAGAGTTCCTCTTTTGCATCTTTCAAATTTCCAAATTAATGATTGGCCAGAGCTTTCTGCAAAATGTTATGCTGTGATGGTTTTGATGCTCCCATCAGATAGTGCAAGAAAATGGCACATTCATGAAATGGAGCTTGTTGAAGTGGTTGCTGATCAG GTAGCAGTAGCACTTTCACATGCTGCTATTCTGGAAGAATCTATGCGGGCCCGTGATTTACTTATGGAGCAAAATATTGCCCTAGATTTGGCTCGGCGGGAGGCAGAAATGGCCATACGTGCTCGCAATGATTTTCTAGCAGTCATGAACCATGAAATGCAAACTCCAATGCAAGCAATTATTGCTCTTTCTTCCCTGCTTCTTGAAACTGAATTAACTCCTGAACAACGATTGATGATAGAAACCATATTGAAGAGTAGCAACCTTCTAGCTACACTCATCAACAATGTTTTTGATCTGTCTAAACTTGAGGATGGTAGCCTTGAGTTAGAGGTTGGAGCTTTCAATCTTCATGCAGTTTTTAGAGAG GTCATGAATTTGATAAAGCCAATTGCAGCTGTGAAGAAATTGTCAGTGTCAGTGATGTTGGCACCAGACTTGCCATTGTGTGCCATTGGTGATGAAAAACGGCTGATGCAGACTATCTTAAATATTGCTGGTAATGCTGTTAAATTTACAAAGGAGGGCCGCATTTCACTTACAGCTTCAGTTGGCAAGCCAGAGTATTTGAGGGACATTCCTGACTTCTGTCCAGTCCCCAGTGATGGGCATTTTTACCTGAAAGTTCAGGTTAATATATATCCCATACTCCATGAACCTCTTGAGATCAAAAGTTTCCACTGTGACAC GTTAAGGATACTGGTTGCGGAATCAGTCCTCAAGACAAAGCACATTTATTTACCAAATTTGCGCAGGCTCAAAGTGGAAAAAACCAAGGTTATAGCGGCAGTGGACTTGGGCTTGCCATTTGTAAGAG GTTTGTTAGTCTCATGGAAGGACACATCTGGCTTGAAAGTGAAGGTGCTGGAAAGGGTTGTACAGCGACGTTCATTGTGA